In uncultured Draconibacterium sp., one genomic interval encodes:
- the ltrA gene encoding group II intron reverse transcriptase/maturase: MIEQILTRKNLLQAMYKVRQNHGSAGVDGMPVTRLSDLLAIDKKELTAKVRSGKYLPQAILGVEIPKGKGKTRLLGIPTVTDRLLQQAVLQVITARFEYEFSDSSFGFRPNRSVQQAVLKAKGYINEGFQHIVDIDLKTFFDEVNHCYLLQLLYRKIKCRETMRLIRKWLRSPIQIKGKLVKRRKGVPQGSPLSPLLSNIMLHELDRELERQGFRFVRYADDFSIYLKTKTSARKVGNNIYRFLKRKLKLPINREKSGIRRPVHFILLGFGFVPTYRKGERGKYQLVVSEKSWSSLKYKLKTITRKTTPMSFDERIGKLNEVQRGWINAFRLASIQIKLADLDGWLRNRLRYCIWHYWKKPERKRKNLIRLGVDPGKAYQWSRSRMGGWAIAQSPILGTTITVDRLKMRGYVPLLDLYNEVKPKSPLFPMT; the protein is encoded by the coding sequence ATGATTGAACAAATTCTAACGCGGAAAAACCTGTTACAGGCAATGTATAAAGTCCGGCAGAACCACGGTTCGGCAGGAGTTGACGGTATGCCGGTAACCCGCTTGTCAGACTTACTTGCTATCGACAAGAAAGAACTAACAGCTAAGGTTCGAAGCGGGAAGTATTTACCACAAGCCATTTTAGGAGTAGAGATTCCGAAAGGAAAAGGGAAAACCCGTTTACTGGGGATCCCTACAGTAACCGATCGCCTGTTACAACAGGCAGTTTTACAAGTAATCACGGCACGTTTCGAGTATGAGTTTTCGGATTCCAGTTTTGGATTCCGCCCCAACCGGAGCGTGCAACAGGCAGTACTGAAGGCAAAGGGCTACATCAACGAGGGGTTTCAGCATATCGTCGATATCGACCTGAAAACTTTCTTCGACGAAGTAAACCACTGCTACCTTCTGCAACTGCTTTACCGCAAAATCAAATGCCGCGAAACGATGCGTCTTATCCGCAAGTGGCTGCGTTCCCCGATTCAAATCAAGGGAAAACTGGTTAAACGCCGCAAAGGCGTACCGCAGGGCAGCCCGCTGAGCCCGTTACTGTCGAACATCATGCTACATGAACTCGACAGGGAACTGGAACGGCAAGGCTTTCGATTTGTTCGTTATGCTGATGACTTTAGTATTTATCTGAAAACTAAAACATCCGCCCGAAAAGTTGGGAATAACATCTATCGTTTTCTGAAACGAAAACTGAAGTTGCCCATCAACCGGGAGAAAAGCGGTATCCGTCGTCCTGTACATTTTATCCTTCTCGGTTTTGGCTTTGTGCCAACCTACCGGAAAGGTGAACGCGGCAAGTATCAACTGGTAGTATCAGAAAAGAGCTGGAGCAGTTTAAAGTACAAACTGAAAACCATCACCCGCAAGACCACCCCAATGAGTTTCGACGAGCGTATCGGAAAACTTAACGAGGTTCAGCGCGGCTGGATCAATGCTTTCCGTTTGGCAAGTATACAGATCAAACTCGCTGACCTTGACGGGTGGCTTCGCAACCGCCTCCGATATTGTATTTGGCATTACTGGAAGAAACCCGAACGAAAAAGGAAAAACCTGATTCGTTTAGGCGTCGATCCGGGAAAAGCCTATCAATGGAGCCGTTCGCGAATGGGTGGCTGGGCTATTGCCCAAAGCCCAATTCTTGGTACTACAATTACTGTTGATCGGTTGAAAATGCGGGGTTACGTTCCTTTGCTGGATCTTTACAACGAGGTGAAACCAAAATCACCGTTGTTTCCTATGACTTAG
- a CDS encoding YdeI/OmpD-associated family protein: MNAVEEYCPNDNKDWRKWLEVNHKKKDAVWLILYREKSSGYNLSWSESVDEALCFGWIDSTKKTINNECYKQYFTKRKAKSNWSKVNKNKVKNLINQGLMQEAGFKSIEIAKENGSWTILDSVEELVIPEDLKEELANYQGSMEYFHSLSKSSKKLLLYWIVSAKRKETRQKRISEVAENASKNLKPKQFR, from the coding sequence ATGAATGCTGTTGAAGAATACTGTCCTAATGATAATAAAGACTGGAGAAAATGGCTCGAAGTGAACCATAAGAAGAAGGATGCAGTTTGGCTGATTTTATATAGGGAAAAATCATCGGGATACAACCTAAGCTGGAGCGAATCAGTTGATGAAGCACTTTGTTTTGGCTGGATTGATAGTACAAAAAAGACGATAAACAATGAATGTTACAAGCAGTATTTCACCAAACGAAAAGCCAAAAGTAATTGGTCGAAAGTAAATAAGAACAAAGTGAAAAACTTAATTAACCAGGGACTTATGCAGGAAGCAGGTTTCAAAAGCATTGAAATTGCAAAAGAAAATGGTTCGTGGACTATTCTGGATAGTGTTGAAGAGCTTGTAATTCCGGAAGATTTAAAGGAAGAACTTGCCAATTATCAAGGCTCAATGGAGTACTTTCACAGCCTCAGTAAGTCTTCGAAGAAGCTATTATTGTATTGGATCGTTTCTGCTAAAAGAAAAGAAACCAGACAAAAAAGAATTTCGGAAGTAGCAGAAAACGCAAGTAAAAATTTAAAACCAAAACAGTTTAGATAA
- a CDS encoding SRPBCC family protein, which yields MANNTVKLHRVFTAGPEKVFKAFTDADAMASWLPPYGFVCKVHSLEFRVGGEYKMSFTNFTTDSSHSFGGKYLEIIPNELIKYSDQFDDPNLPGQMITTIQLKQVSCGTGLFVTQEGIPEIIPPEMCYLGWQESLDKLKHLVEPNIPDA from the coding sequence ATGGCAAATAACACTGTAAAACTACACCGGGTTTTTACGGCGGGTCCCGAAAAAGTATTTAAAGCATTTACCGATGCTGATGCAATGGCATCGTGGCTGCCACCCTACGGATTTGTTTGTAAAGTACATAGTCTGGAATTCAGGGTTGGAGGAGAATACAAAATGTCGTTTACAAATTTTACGACCGACAGCAGCCATTCATTCGGAGGCAAATATTTGGAAATTATTCCTAATGAATTAATCAAGTATTCCGATCAATTTGACGATCCTAATTTGCCGGGACAAATGATTACAACCATTCAACTTAAACAGGTATCGTGTGGTACCGGGCTTTTTGTAACACAAGAAGGAATACCTGAAATAATACCACCGGAAATGTGCTATTTAGGCTGGCAGGAATCGTTGGATAAGTTAAAACATTTGGTTGAGCCCAATATTCCTGATGCGTAA